A portion of the Melanotaenia boesemani isolate fMelBoe1 chromosome 2, fMelBoe1.pri, whole genome shotgun sequence genome contains these proteins:
- the LOC121646963 gene encoding TOM1-like protein 2 isoform X3: MEFLLGNPYSTPVGQCIERATDGGLQNEDWTLNMEICDIINETDEGPKDAMRALKKRLSGNRNYREVMLALTVLETCVKNCGHRFHVQVANRDFIDGVLVKVISPKANPPTIVQDKVLSLIQSWADAFRSSPDLTGVVHIYEELKRKGIEFPMADLDALSPIHTPQRGTPEVDPAMIKYLAPVSPAAGILRPAPPAPATTQASGMPGPITATPEQIARLRSELDVVRGNIKVMSEMLTEMVPGQEDASDLELLQELNRTCRAMQQRVVELISRVSNEEVTEELLHVNDDLNNIFLRYERYERYRSGRAARNNGLTEMLTEATEDNLIDLGPGSPAVVTPRITSSPPLCSAAGTAASKPHNPPAASLSTALASLDVTSECVSGTLSSLSAHNKDDFDMFAQTRSSSLAEQRKNVKYEDPQALGGLASALDVRQQNAGGLRVKGDDNPADQELPIDSWLITQGMTGDASEEGVTSEEFDKFLEERAKTGDPLPSPPGTNPAHPARAPSGSHKKAERTEDALFAL; the protein is encoded by the exons AGAGAGCCACAGATGGAGGCCTCCAGAACGAGGACTGGACACTCAACATGGAGATCTGCGATATCATAAATGAAACAGATGAGGG GCCAAAAGATGCCATGCGAGCACTGAAGAAGAGACTGAGTGGCAACAGGAACTACAGAGAGGTTATGCTGGCACTAACG GTATTGGAGACATGTGTGAAGAACTGTGGGCACAGGTTTCATGTTCAGGTGGCAAACAGAGATTTTATTGACGGTGTTCTTGTCAAAGTCATCTCTCCTAAAGCCAATCCTCCTACAATTGTGCAGGACAAAGTGCTGTCTCTCATACAG TCCTGGGCTGATGCCTTCAGGAGTAGTCCAGATTTAACCGGAGTGGTTCATATTTATGaggagctgaagaggaaaggcATTGAGTTTCCAATGGCAGACCTGGATGCATTGTCTCCCATTCACACACCACAGAGA GGCACGCCAGAGGTGGACCCAGCCATGATCAAGTACCTTGCCCCAGTCTCACCTGCTGCTGGGATTCTGAGGCCTGCCCCACCTGCTCCTGCCACCACACAGGCCTCTGGCATGCCTGGCCCCATCACAGCAACACCTGAACAG ATTGCCCGGCTGCGGAGTGAGCTGGATGTCGTGAGGGGAAATATTAAAGTCATGTCAGAGATGCTAACTGAGATGGTGCCAGGTCAGGAAGATGCCTCTGACCTGGAACTACTTCAG GAGCTGAACAGAACATGCCGGGCGATGCAGCAAAGAGTGGTTGAGCTGATTTCTCGTGTCTCTAATGAGGAAGTGACTGAGGAGCTGCTGCATGTCAACGATGACCTCAATAATATTTTCCTTCGTTATGAGAG GTATGAGAGGTACAGGTCGGGTAGGGCTGCACGAAACAATGGG CTGACTGAG ATGTTAACTGAAGCCACAGAGGACAACTTAATAGACCTAGGCCCAGGTTCTCCAGCTGTGGTCACACCCAGGATCACATCTAGCCCTCCactctgctctgctgctgggACAGCAGCTTCCAAACCCCATAATCCTCCTGCAGCTTCTCTATCCACTGCACTAGCTAGTCTAG ATGTAACTTCAGAGTGTGTGAGTGGCACCCTGTCATCTCTCTCTGCCCACAACAAAGATGACTTTGACATGTTTGCCCAGACCAGGAGCAGCTCTCTGGCTGAACAGCGTAAAAA TGTAAAATATGAAGATCCTCAGGCTCTAGGTGGCCTGGCTTCTGCTTTGGATGTTAGACAACAAAATGCAGGAGGG ctgAGGGTAAAAGGGGATGATAACCCAGCAGATCAGGAGCTGCCCATAGACAGCTGGCTTATTACCCAAGGAATG acAGGGGATGCCTCTGAGGAAGGGGTGACCAGTGAAG AGTTTGATAAGTTCCTGGAGGAGCGAGCCAAGACAGGAGATCCTCTGCCATCTCCCCCTGGAACTAACCCTGCTCACCCTGCTCGTGCTCCTAGTGGCTCCCATAAGAAGGCAGAACGAACAGAGGATGCCCTCTTTGCCTTGTAG
- the LOC121646963 gene encoding TOM1-like protein 2 isoform X1, whose translation MEFLLGNPYSTPVGQCIERATDGGLQNEDWTLNMEICDIINETDEGPKDAMRALKKRLSGNRNYREVMLALTVLETCVKNCGHRFHVQVANRDFIDGVLVKVISPKANPPTIVQDKVLSLIQSWADAFRSSPDLTGVVHIYEELKRKGIEFPMADLDALSPIHTPQRGTPEVDPAMIKYLAPVSPAAGILRPAPPAPATTQASGMPGPITATPEQIARLRSELDVVRGNIKVMSEMLTEMVPGQEDASDLELLQELNRTCRAMQQRVVELISRVSNEEVTEELLHVNDDLNNIFLRYERYERYRSGRAARNNGLTEMLTEATEDNLIDLGPGSPAVVTPRITSSPPLCSAAGTAASKPHNPPAASLSTALASLDVTSECVSGTLSSLSAHNKDDFDMFAQTRSSSLAEQRKNVKYEDPQALGGLASALDVRQQNAGGLRVKGDDNPADQELPIDSWLITQGMIPVSQSSVMDDIEEWLCTDVTGDASEEGVTSEEFDKFLEERAKTGDPLPSPPGTNPAHPARAPSGSHKKAERTEDALFAL comes from the exons AGAGAGCCACAGATGGAGGCCTCCAGAACGAGGACTGGACACTCAACATGGAGATCTGCGATATCATAAATGAAACAGATGAGGG GCCAAAAGATGCCATGCGAGCACTGAAGAAGAGACTGAGTGGCAACAGGAACTACAGAGAGGTTATGCTGGCACTAACG GTATTGGAGACATGTGTGAAGAACTGTGGGCACAGGTTTCATGTTCAGGTGGCAAACAGAGATTTTATTGACGGTGTTCTTGTCAAAGTCATCTCTCCTAAAGCCAATCCTCCTACAATTGTGCAGGACAAAGTGCTGTCTCTCATACAG TCCTGGGCTGATGCCTTCAGGAGTAGTCCAGATTTAACCGGAGTGGTTCATATTTATGaggagctgaagaggaaaggcATTGAGTTTCCAATGGCAGACCTGGATGCATTGTCTCCCATTCACACACCACAGAGA GGCACGCCAGAGGTGGACCCAGCCATGATCAAGTACCTTGCCCCAGTCTCACCTGCTGCTGGGATTCTGAGGCCTGCCCCACCTGCTCCTGCCACCACACAGGCCTCTGGCATGCCTGGCCCCATCACAGCAACACCTGAACAG ATTGCCCGGCTGCGGAGTGAGCTGGATGTCGTGAGGGGAAATATTAAAGTCATGTCAGAGATGCTAACTGAGATGGTGCCAGGTCAGGAAGATGCCTCTGACCTGGAACTACTTCAG GAGCTGAACAGAACATGCCGGGCGATGCAGCAAAGAGTGGTTGAGCTGATTTCTCGTGTCTCTAATGAGGAAGTGACTGAGGAGCTGCTGCATGTCAACGATGACCTCAATAATATTTTCCTTCGTTATGAGAG GTATGAGAGGTACAGGTCGGGTAGGGCTGCACGAAACAATGGG CTGACTGAG ATGTTAACTGAAGCCACAGAGGACAACTTAATAGACCTAGGCCCAGGTTCTCCAGCTGTGGTCACACCCAGGATCACATCTAGCCCTCCactctgctctgctgctgggACAGCAGCTTCCAAACCCCATAATCCTCCTGCAGCTTCTCTATCCACTGCACTAGCTAGTCTAG ATGTAACTTCAGAGTGTGTGAGTGGCACCCTGTCATCTCTCTCTGCCCACAACAAAGATGACTTTGACATGTTTGCCCAGACCAGGAGCAGCTCTCTGGCTGAACAGCGTAAAAA TGTAAAATATGAAGATCCTCAGGCTCTAGGTGGCCTGGCTTCTGCTTTGGATGTTAGACAACAAAATGCAGGAGGG ctgAGGGTAAAAGGGGATGATAACCCAGCAGATCAGGAGCTGCCCATAGACAGCTGGCTTATTACCCAAGGAATG ATCCCCGTATCGCAGTCCTCTGTCATGGATGATATAGAGGAGTGGCTCTGTACTGATGTG acAGGGGATGCCTCTGAGGAAGGGGTGACCAGTGAAG AGTTTGATAAGTTCCTGGAGGAGCGAGCCAAGACAGGAGATCCTCTGCCATCTCCCCCTGGAACTAACCCTGCTCACCCTGCTCGTGCTCCTAGTGGCTCCCATAAGAAGGCAGAACGAACAGAGGATGCCCTCTTTGCCTTGTAG
- the LOC121646963 gene encoding TOM1-like protein 2 isoform X2, translating into MEFLLGNPYSTPVGQCIERATDGGLQNEDWTLNMEICDIINETDEGPKDAMRALKKRLSGNRNYREVMLALTVLETCVKNCGHRFHVQVANRDFIDGVLVKVISPKANPPTIVQDKVLSLIQSWADAFRSSPDLTGVVHIYEELKRKGIEFPMADLDALSPIHTPQRGTPEVDPAMIKYLAPVSPAAGILRPAPPAPATTQASGMPGPITATPEQIARLRSELDVVRGNIKVMSEMLTEMVPGQEDASDLELLQELNRTCRAMQQRVVELISRVSNEEVTEELLHVNDDLNNIFLRYERYERYRSGRAARNNGMLTEATEDNLIDLGPGSPAVVTPRITSSPPLCSAAGTAASKPHNPPAASLSTALASLDVTSECVSGTLSSLSAHNKDDFDMFAQTRSSSLAEQRKNVKYEDPQALGGLASALDVRQQNAGGLRVKGDDNPADQELPIDSWLITQGMIPVSQSSVMDDIEEWLCTDVTGDASEEGVTSEEFDKFLEERAKTGDPLPSPPGTNPAHPARAPSGSHKKAERTEDALFAL; encoded by the exons AGAGAGCCACAGATGGAGGCCTCCAGAACGAGGACTGGACACTCAACATGGAGATCTGCGATATCATAAATGAAACAGATGAGGG GCCAAAAGATGCCATGCGAGCACTGAAGAAGAGACTGAGTGGCAACAGGAACTACAGAGAGGTTATGCTGGCACTAACG GTATTGGAGACATGTGTGAAGAACTGTGGGCACAGGTTTCATGTTCAGGTGGCAAACAGAGATTTTATTGACGGTGTTCTTGTCAAAGTCATCTCTCCTAAAGCCAATCCTCCTACAATTGTGCAGGACAAAGTGCTGTCTCTCATACAG TCCTGGGCTGATGCCTTCAGGAGTAGTCCAGATTTAACCGGAGTGGTTCATATTTATGaggagctgaagaggaaaggcATTGAGTTTCCAATGGCAGACCTGGATGCATTGTCTCCCATTCACACACCACAGAGA GGCACGCCAGAGGTGGACCCAGCCATGATCAAGTACCTTGCCCCAGTCTCACCTGCTGCTGGGATTCTGAGGCCTGCCCCACCTGCTCCTGCCACCACACAGGCCTCTGGCATGCCTGGCCCCATCACAGCAACACCTGAACAG ATTGCCCGGCTGCGGAGTGAGCTGGATGTCGTGAGGGGAAATATTAAAGTCATGTCAGAGATGCTAACTGAGATGGTGCCAGGTCAGGAAGATGCCTCTGACCTGGAACTACTTCAG GAGCTGAACAGAACATGCCGGGCGATGCAGCAAAGAGTGGTTGAGCTGATTTCTCGTGTCTCTAATGAGGAAGTGACTGAGGAGCTGCTGCATGTCAACGATGACCTCAATAATATTTTCCTTCGTTATGAGAG GTATGAGAGGTACAGGTCGGGTAGGGCTGCACGAAACAATGGG ATGTTAACTGAAGCCACAGAGGACAACTTAATAGACCTAGGCCCAGGTTCTCCAGCTGTGGTCACACCCAGGATCACATCTAGCCCTCCactctgctctgctgctgggACAGCAGCTTCCAAACCCCATAATCCTCCTGCAGCTTCTCTATCCACTGCACTAGCTAGTCTAG ATGTAACTTCAGAGTGTGTGAGTGGCACCCTGTCATCTCTCTCTGCCCACAACAAAGATGACTTTGACATGTTTGCCCAGACCAGGAGCAGCTCTCTGGCTGAACAGCGTAAAAA TGTAAAATATGAAGATCCTCAGGCTCTAGGTGGCCTGGCTTCTGCTTTGGATGTTAGACAACAAAATGCAGGAGGG ctgAGGGTAAAAGGGGATGATAACCCAGCAGATCAGGAGCTGCCCATAGACAGCTGGCTTATTACCCAAGGAATG ATCCCCGTATCGCAGTCCTCTGTCATGGATGATATAGAGGAGTGGCTCTGTACTGATGTG acAGGGGATGCCTCTGAGGAAGGGGTGACCAGTGAAG AGTTTGATAAGTTCCTGGAGGAGCGAGCCAAGACAGGAGATCCTCTGCCATCTCCCCCTGGAACTAACCCTGCTCACCCTGCTCGTGCTCCTAGTGGCTCCCATAAGAAGGCAGAACGAACAGAGGATGCCCTCTTTGCCTTGTAG
- the LOC121646963 gene encoding TOM1-like protein 2 isoform X6 — protein MEFLLGNPYSTPVGQCIERATDGGLQNEDWTLNMEICDIINETDEGPKDAMRALKKRLSGNRNYREVMLALTVLETCVKNCGHRFHVQVANRDFIDGVLVKVISPKANPPTIVQDKVLSLIQSWADAFRSSPDLTGVVHIYEELKRKGIEFPMADLDALSPIHTPQRGTPEVDPAMIKYLAPVSPAAGILRPAPPAPATTQASGMPGPITATPEQIARLRSELDVVRGNIKVMSEMLTEMVPGQEDASDLELLQELNRTCRAMQQRVVELISRVSNEEVTEELLHVNDDLNNIFLRYERYERYRSGRAARNNGLTEMLTEATEDNLIDLGPGSPAVVTPRITSSPPLCSAAGTAASKPHNPPAASLSTALASLDVTSECVSGTLSSLSAHNKDDFDMFAQTRSSSLAEQRKNVKYEDPQALGGLASALDVRQQNAGGTGDASEEGVTSEEFDKFLEERAKTGDPLPSPPGTNPAHPARAPSGSHKKAERTEDALFAL, from the exons AGAGAGCCACAGATGGAGGCCTCCAGAACGAGGACTGGACACTCAACATGGAGATCTGCGATATCATAAATGAAACAGATGAGGG GCCAAAAGATGCCATGCGAGCACTGAAGAAGAGACTGAGTGGCAACAGGAACTACAGAGAGGTTATGCTGGCACTAACG GTATTGGAGACATGTGTGAAGAACTGTGGGCACAGGTTTCATGTTCAGGTGGCAAACAGAGATTTTATTGACGGTGTTCTTGTCAAAGTCATCTCTCCTAAAGCCAATCCTCCTACAATTGTGCAGGACAAAGTGCTGTCTCTCATACAG TCCTGGGCTGATGCCTTCAGGAGTAGTCCAGATTTAACCGGAGTGGTTCATATTTATGaggagctgaagaggaaaggcATTGAGTTTCCAATGGCAGACCTGGATGCATTGTCTCCCATTCACACACCACAGAGA GGCACGCCAGAGGTGGACCCAGCCATGATCAAGTACCTTGCCCCAGTCTCACCTGCTGCTGGGATTCTGAGGCCTGCCCCACCTGCTCCTGCCACCACACAGGCCTCTGGCATGCCTGGCCCCATCACAGCAACACCTGAACAG ATTGCCCGGCTGCGGAGTGAGCTGGATGTCGTGAGGGGAAATATTAAAGTCATGTCAGAGATGCTAACTGAGATGGTGCCAGGTCAGGAAGATGCCTCTGACCTGGAACTACTTCAG GAGCTGAACAGAACATGCCGGGCGATGCAGCAAAGAGTGGTTGAGCTGATTTCTCGTGTCTCTAATGAGGAAGTGACTGAGGAGCTGCTGCATGTCAACGATGACCTCAATAATATTTTCCTTCGTTATGAGAG GTATGAGAGGTACAGGTCGGGTAGGGCTGCACGAAACAATGGG CTGACTGAG ATGTTAACTGAAGCCACAGAGGACAACTTAATAGACCTAGGCCCAGGTTCTCCAGCTGTGGTCACACCCAGGATCACATCTAGCCCTCCactctgctctgctgctgggACAGCAGCTTCCAAACCCCATAATCCTCCTGCAGCTTCTCTATCCACTGCACTAGCTAGTCTAG ATGTAACTTCAGAGTGTGTGAGTGGCACCCTGTCATCTCTCTCTGCCCACAACAAAGATGACTTTGACATGTTTGCCCAGACCAGGAGCAGCTCTCTGGCTGAACAGCGTAAAAA TGTAAAATATGAAGATCCTCAGGCTCTAGGTGGCCTGGCTTCTGCTTTGGATGTTAGACAACAAAATGCAGGAGGG acAGGGGATGCCTCTGAGGAAGGGGTGACCAGTGAAG AGTTTGATAAGTTCCTGGAGGAGCGAGCCAAGACAGGAGATCCTCTGCCATCTCCCCCTGGAACTAACCCTGCTCACCCTGCTCGTGCTCCTAGTGGCTCCCATAAGAAGGCAGAACGAACAGAGGATGCCCTCTTTGCCTTGTAG
- the LOC121646963 gene encoding TOM1-like protein 2 isoform X4, with product MEFLLGNPYSTPVGQCIERATDGGLQNEDWTLNMEICDIINETDEGPKDAMRALKKRLSGNRNYREVMLALTVLETCVKNCGHRFHVQVANRDFIDGVLVKVISPKANPPTIVQDKVLSLIQSWADAFRSSPDLTGVVHIYEELKRKGIEFPMADLDALSPIHTPQRGTPEVDPAMIKYLAPVSPAAGILRPAPPAPATTQASGMPGPITATPEQIARLRSELDVVRGNIKVMSEMLTEMVPGQEDASDLELLQELNRTCRAMQQRVVELISRVSNEEVTEELLHVNDDLNNIFLRYERYERYRSGRAARNNGLTEMLTEATEDNLIDLGPGSPAVVTPRITSSPPLCSAAGTAASKPHNPPAASLSTALASLDVTSECVSGTLSSLSAHNKDDFDMFAQTRSSSLAEQRKNVKYEDPQALGGLASALDVRQQNAGGIPVSQSSVMDDIEEWLCTDVTGDASEEGVTSEEFDKFLEERAKTGDPLPSPPGTNPAHPARAPSGSHKKAERTEDALFAL from the exons AGAGAGCCACAGATGGAGGCCTCCAGAACGAGGACTGGACACTCAACATGGAGATCTGCGATATCATAAATGAAACAGATGAGGG GCCAAAAGATGCCATGCGAGCACTGAAGAAGAGACTGAGTGGCAACAGGAACTACAGAGAGGTTATGCTGGCACTAACG GTATTGGAGACATGTGTGAAGAACTGTGGGCACAGGTTTCATGTTCAGGTGGCAAACAGAGATTTTATTGACGGTGTTCTTGTCAAAGTCATCTCTCCTAAAGCCAATCCTCCTACAATTGTGCAGGACAAAGTGCTGTCTCTCATACAG TCCTGGGCTGATGCCTTCAGGAGTAGTCCAGATTTAACCGGAGTGGTTCATATTTATGaggagctgaagaggaaaggcATTGAGTTTCCAATGGCAGACCTGGATGCATTGTCTCCCATTCACACACCACAGAGA GGCACGCCAGAGGTGGACCCAGCCATGATCAAGTACCTTGCCCCAGTCTCACCTGCTGCTGGGATTCTGAGGCCTGCCCCACCTGCTCCTGCCACCACACAGGCCTCTGGCATGCCTGGCCCCATCACAGCAACACCTGAACAG ATTGCCCGGCTGCGGAGTGAGCTGGATGTCGTGAGGGGAAATATTAAAGTCATGTCAGAGATGCTAACTGAGATGGTGCCAGGTCAGGAAGATGCCTCTGACCTGGAACTACTTCAG GAGCTGAACAGAACATGCCGGGCGATGCAGCAAAGAGTGGTTGAGCTGATTTCTCGTGTCTCTAATGAGGAAGTGACTGAGGAGCTGCTGCATGTCAACGATGACCTCAATAATATTTTCCTTCGTTATGAGAG GTATGAGAGGTACAGGTCGGGTAGGGCTGCACGAAACAATGGG CTGACTGAG ATGTTAACTGAAGCCACAGAGGACAACTTAATAGACCTAGGCCCAGGTTCTCCAGCTGTGGTCACACCCAGGATCACATCTAGCCCTCCactctgctctgctgctgggACAGCAGCTTCCAAACCCCATAATCCTCCTGCAGCTTCTCTATCCACTGCACTAGCTAGTCTAG ATGTAACTTCAGAGTGTGTGAGTGGCACCCTGTCATCTCTCTCTGCCCACAACAAAGATGACTTTGACATGTTTGCCCAGACCAGGAGCAGCTCTCTGGCTGAACAGCGTAAAAA TGTAAAATATGAAGATCCTCAGGCTCTAGGTGGCCTGGCTTCTGCTTTGGATGTTAGACAACAAAATGCAGGAGGG ATCCCCGTATCGCAGTCCTCTGTCATGGATGATATAGAGGAGTGGCTCTGTACTGATGTG acAGGGGATGCCTCTGAGGAAGGGGTGACCAGTGAAG AGTTTGATAAGTTCCTGGAGGAGCGAGCCAAGACAGGAGATCCTCTGCCATCTCCCCCTGGAACTAACCCTGCTCACCCTGCTCGTGCTCCTAGTGGCTCCCATAAGAAGGCAGAACGAACAGAGGATGCCCTCTTTGCCTTGTAG
- the LOC121646963 gene encoding TOM1-like protein 2 isoform X7, with product MEFLLGNPYSTPVGQCIERATDGGLQNEDWTLNMEICDIINETDEGPKDAMRALKKRLSGNRNYREVMLALTVLETCVKNCGHRFHVQVANRDFIDGVLVKVISPKANPPTIVQDKVLSLIQSWADAFRSSPDLTGVVHIYEELKRKGIEFPMADLDALSPIHTPQRGTPEVDPAMIKYLAPVSPAAGILRPAPPAPATTQASGMPGPITATPEQIARLRSELDVVRGNIKVMSEMLTEMVPGQEDASDLELLQELNRTCRAMQQRVVELISRVSNEEVTEELLHVNDDLNNIFLRYERYERYRSGRAARNNGMLTEATEDNLIDLGPGSPAVVTPRITSSPPLCSAAGTAASKPHNPPAASLSTALASLDVTSECVSGTLSSLSAHNKDDFDMFAQTRSSSLAEQRKNVKYEDPQALGGLASALDVRQQNAGGTGDASEEGVTSEEFDKFLEERAKTGDPLPSPPGTNPAHPARAPSGSHKKAERTEDALFAL from the exons AGAGAGCCACAGATGGAGGCCTCCAGAACGAGGACTGGACACTCAACATGGAGATCTGCGATATCATAAATGAAACAGATGAGGG GCCAAAAGATGCCATGCGAGCACTGAAGAAGAGACTGAGTGGCAACAGGAACTACAGAGAGGTTATGCTGGCACTAACG GTATTGGAGACATGTGTGAAGAACTGTGGGCACAGGTTTCATGTTCAGGTGGCAAACAGAGATTTTATTGACGGTGTTCTTGTCAAAGTCATCTCTCCTAAAGCCAATCCTCCTACAATTGTGCAGGACAAAGTGCTGTCTCTCATACAG TCCTGGGCTGATGCCTTCAGGAGTAGTCCAGATTTAACCGGAGTGGTTCATATTTATGaggagctgaagaggaaaggcATTGAGTTTCCAATGGCAGACCTGGATGCATTGTCTCCCATTCACACACCACAGAGA GGCACGCCAGAGGTGGACCCAGCCATGATCAAGTACCTTGCCCCAGTCTCACCTGCTGCTGGGATTCTGAGGCCTGCCCCACCTGCTCCTGCCACCACACAGGCCTCTGGCATGCCTGGCCCCATCACAGCAACACCTGAACAG ATTGCCCGGCTGCGGAGTGAGCTGGATGTCGTGAGGGGAAATATTAAAGTCATGTCAGAGATGCTAACTGAGATGGTGCCAGGTCAGGAAGATGCCTCTGACCTGGAACTACTTCAG GAGCTGAACAGAACATGCCGGGCGATGCAGCAAAGAGTGGTTGAGCTGATTTCTCGTGTCTCTAATGAGGAAGTGACTGAGGAGCTGCTGCATGTCAACGATGACCTCAATAATATTTTCCTTCGTTATGAGAG GTATGAGAGGTACAGGTCGGGTAGGGCTGCACGAAACAATGGG ATGTTAACTGAAGCCACAGAGGACAACTTAATAGACCTAGGCCCAGGTTCTCCAGCTGTGGTCACACCCAGGATCACATCTAGCCCTCCactctgctctgctgctgggACAGCAGCTTCCAAACCCCATAATCCTCCTGCAGCTTCTCTATCCACTGCACTAGCTAGTCTAG ATGTAACTTCAGAGTGTGTGAGTGGCACCCTGTCATCTCTCTCTGCCCACAACAAAGATGACTTTGACATGTTTGCCCAGACCAGGAGCAGCTCTCTGGCTGAACAGCGTAAAAA TGTAAAATATGAAGATCCTCAGGCTCTAGGTGGCCTGGCTTCTGCTTTGGATGTTAGACAACAAAATGCAGGAGGG acAGGGGATGCCTCTGAGGAAGGGGTGACCAGTGAAG AGTTTGATAAGTTCCTGGAGGAGCGAGCCAAGACAGGAGATCCTCTGCCATCTCCCCCTGGAACTAACCCTGCTCACCCTGCTCGTGCTCCTAGTGGCTCCCATAAGAAGGCAGAACGAACAGAGGATGCCCTCTTTGCCTTGTAG
- the LOC121646963 gene encoding TOM1-like protein 2 isoform X5, with amino-acid sequence MEFLLGNPYSTPVGQCIERATDGGLQNEDWTLNMEICDIINETDEGPKDAMRALKKRLSGNRNYREVMLALTVLETCVKNCGHRFHVQVANRDFIDGVLVKVISPKANPPTIVQDKVLSLIQSWADAFRSSPDLTGVVHIYEELKRKGIEFPMADLDALSPIHTPQRGTPEVDPAMIKYLAPVSPAAGILRPAPPAPATTQASGMPGPITATPEQIARLRSELDVVRGNIKVMSEMLTEMVPGQEDASDLELLQELNRTCRAMQQRVVELISRVSNEEVTEELLHVNDDLNNIFLRYERYERYRSGRAARNNGMLTEATEDNLIDLGPGSPAVVTPRITSSPPLCSAAGTAASKPHNPPAASLSTALASLDVTSECVSGTLSSLSAHNKDDFDMFAQTRSSSLAEQRKNVKYEDPQALGGLASALDVRQQNAGGIPVSQSSVMDDIEEWLCTDVTGDASEEGVTSEEFDKFLEERAKTGDPLPSPPGTNPAHPARAPSGSHKKAERTEDALFAL; translated from the exons AGAGAGCCACAGATGGAGGCCTCCAGAACGAGGACTGGACACTCAACATGGAGATCTGCGATATCATAAATGAAACAGATGAGGG GCCAAAAGATGCCATGCGAGCACTGAAGAAGAGACTGAGTGGCAACAGGAACTACAGAGAGGTTATGCTGGCACTAACG GTATTGGAGACATGTGTGAAGAACTGTGGGCACAGGTTTCATGTTCAGGTGGCAAACAGAGATTTTATTGACGGTGTTCTTGTCAAAGTCATCTCTCCTAAAGCCAATCCTCCTACAATTGTGCAGGACAAAGTGCTGTCTCTCATACAG TCCTGGGCTGATGCCTTCAGGAGTAGTCCAGATTTAACCGGAGTGGTTCATATTTATGaggagctgaagaggaaaggcATTGAGTTTCCAATGGCAGACCTGGATGCATTGTCTCCCATTCACACACCACAGAGA GGCACGCCAGAGGTGGACCCAGCCATGATCAAGTACCTTGCCCCAGTCTCACCTGCTGCTGGGATTCTGAGGCCTGCCCCACCTGCTCCTGCCACCACACAGGCCTCTGGCATGCCTGGCCCCATCACAGCAACACCTGAACAG ATTGCCCGGCTGCGGAGTGAGCTGGATGTCGTGAGGGGAAATATTAAAGTCATGTCAGAGATGCTAACTGAGATGGTGCCAGGTCAGGAAGATGCCTCTGACCTGGAACTACTTCAG GAGCTGAACAGAACATGCCGGGCGATGCAGCAAAGAGTGGTTGAGCTGATTTCTCGTGTCTCTAATGAGGAAGTGACTGAGGAGCTGCTGCATGTCAACGATGACCTCAATAATATTTTCCTTCGTTATGAGAG GTATGAGAGGTACAGGTCGGGTAGGGCTGCACGAAACAATGGG ATGTTAACTGAAGCCACAGAGGACAACTTAATAGACCTAGGCCCAGGTTCTCCAGCTGTGGTCACACCCAGGATCACATCTAGCCCTCCactctgctctgctgctgggACAGCAGCTTCCAAACCCCATAATCCTCCTGCAGCTTCTCTATCCACTGCACTAGCTAGTCTAG ATGTAACTTCAGAGTGTGTGAGTGGCACCCTGTCATCTCTCTCTGCCCACAACAAAGATGACTTTGACATGTTTGCCCAGACCAGGAGCAGCTCTCTGGCTGAACAGCGTAAAAA TGTAAAATATGAAGATCCTCAGGCTCTAGGTGGCCTGGCTTCTGCTTTGGATGTTAGACAACAAAATGCAGGAGGG ATCCCCGTATCGCAGTCCTCTGTCATGGATGATATAGAGGAGTGGCTCTGTACTGATGTG acAGGGGATGCCTCTGAGGAAGGGGTGACCAGTGAAG AGTTTGATAAGTTCCTGGAGGAGCGAGCCAAGACAGGAGATCCTCTGCCATCTCCCCCTGGAACTAACCCTGCTCACCCTGCTCGTGCTCCTAGTGGCTCCCATAAGAAGGCAGAACGAACAGAGGATGCCCTCTTTGCCTTGTAG